The following is a genomic window from Haloarcula sp. DT43.
CGTACCAGTTTTTCAGTTACTACCACAAAATAAGTATTTGCCTACTGAAAATTCCGGGAGTCACCTCCATAGAAAAGGAAATTAGGACGATACTACTAGCGTCCTGGGGGACGGTACCCTGACTGGTCAGGGTATGAAGTGCCGGTAGAACAGCCGCAGTCGGACCGCGTTACGCTTCGAGGCCAGTGGCGACGGAGACGTCACGGGACGGCGTCACCAGCACCGACCGGCTCCCCTCGACTTCGATGCGACAGCCGGCCATGTTGAACACGACCAGGCCGTCGGGAGATGGATTGTCGTCCGTCTCGGGACGGAACAGTCTGTCCAGCGCGTCCGGGTCAATGCAGTCGCTGATTCGGTCGTCGAGGTCGACGGGGTCGACACCCAGCGTGTCGGCCACGGCGTGGACGATGGTCTCGCTCAGCGGTTCGTTCGGTGACGGTCTGTAGACCAGTTTTGCCTGGGACATGGTTCGTCGCTGTCTGTCCCTACCGCCCCTACTGAAAAGGTGATTGTGGCTATACAGATACGGCCGGCCGGGCAGGCCACTAACAGTATAGCGACGGCTCAGCTGTCGCCGAACACGAGTTCGAGCAGTTTCCGCTCGCTGACCCGGAGGTGTCGGTTGACCGTCGGCTGTGACACGTCCAGGCTGGACGCGATTTCCTGGCCGGTCGTCTCCCGTGGCCAGTCGAAGAAGCCGCTCAGATACGCCGTCTGGAGTACTTCGAGCTGTCTGTCGGTGAGTTGCTCCTCAAGCGCCGACCGGACGGTTCCGTCGTGGTGCCCGTCAGACTGCGTGTCGTCGCGGCGCGCGACCAGGTCCACGTTCGCGTAGCGCTCGCCCAGCCGTTCGACGAACTGCCGAACGTCGGTCTCGCCCGAGACGGCGACAGTGACGGTGAGGCCGCCCGCCGACGTTCGGAGCGACTTCAACCGGCCGCCCTGTTCCAGGAGCGTCTCCGCGACGGTCCGGCCGGTCACGACGACCTCGTAGAGGCCGTCCAGCTCGTCGGCCGAAATCGCCCGCATCGCGTCGACCCGCGCCATCGCCTCCAGTTGCTGCTCGACGGCGTCCGGGTCACAGTCCGAGATAGCGAGGAAGAGGCGAATCGCGCCGTCGCCCCGACGCACGGCCCCCTCACAGACGACTGGGACGCCGAGCCGGTTCGAGAGGAGGGTCAGGAACGACTGGGGAGCCGACAGCGACAGTTCGAGTTCGACGGTGCCGTCCCCGGCCCGGCGCTGTCTGGACTCGACCTCTCGAATCGCGTTCGCGATAGTCTCGCCGAGCTCGGAGAACACCTCCTGGAGCATCTCGTCGAAGCCGTCCTCCTCCCCGGCGTACACCGTCAGGACGCCGTAAACGAAGTCGTCGTATTCCAGCGGGACGCTGAGCGCCGACTGGAACTCGCGGGAGAGCGCCTCCGTCCGCCAGTGCTCGCCACGGAGGTTGTCGGCCACCGACGGCACCACGGTCATCGTCTCCGACTGAGCGGTCTGGACGGCCGGCGGCCCGCCATCGCGCTCCAGCGACAGCGAGACGGCGTCGAGGTAGCTAGCGGTGTCGCCCGCCCACGCTCTCGGGACGAGTTCCGTCGCGTCCTGTCTGCCCAGCCAGGCGAAGGCGAACCACTGGGACTCGGCCAGCTGGTCACACACGGCCTGCTCGATTTCCTCGCAGGTCTCGGCCTCGACGAGCACCTGGTCTATCCGGCGGATGATGGCGTTGACCTGCTTGAGCCGGCGCAGTTCGCGGTTCTGTTCGCGCCGCTCGGCCTCGCGCTCGCGCAGCGTCGTCTCGCGGTCGACCCGCGCGAGCGCGGCCTCCGCGCTGGCGGCGAGCAGGTCGACCATCTCGCGGGTCCTGGCGTCGCCGTGTTGCTCACCCAGTTCGATGTAGAACACGCCGTGGTCCTCGAGCGGGAGACAGAGGCGCTCCGCGTCCGTCGTGACCGGTCCCGCCCCGAGGTCGAGACGCTCGCCGGGCGCGGCCTCGACGGCGCTGTCCCGGACGAACACCTCCCAGACCGTGCTCCCGCCCGGCCCGATGGCCCCGCTCCGGTCCGGCCCGGCGTCGCCGACGCTGCGAAGGGTGTTGTCGCTCCGGTCGAACAGGTAGATTTCCACGTCGGGGAGTTCCAGCACGTCGACGGCCGTCTCGAGTATCTGCTCGGCCACGGCCGTCTTGGTCTCCGTGTGGAGCAGCTTCCTGGTCGACTCGTGTAACGCCGCCAGCGTCTCCTCGAACCGCTTCCGGTCGGAGATGTCACGCACGACGCCGACCTGCCGGTAGCTCCCGTCATTGCGGTCGTACGTGGTGAACTTGGTCTCTATCGGGAGCGTGTCGCCGTCGGCGGTCCGGAGGTCCGTCGTCAGCGTCCCCACGTCGCGCTCGCCCTCGATGAACTGCCGCGACATCTCCGCGGCCTCCTCGATGACCGATTCGTCCGCGAGTAGCGTCGCGTTCGACCCGACCAGCGTGTCCTTGTCGTAGCCGGTCATCGACTCGACGGCGCTGTTGACCGTCTGCATCGTGAACGACTCGTCGAGCGTGTAGATGCCGTCCTCGATGGTCTCGACGATGCGCTCGTACTGTTCGAGCATCTCCGTGCGCTCGTGGCGCTCGGTCACGTCGTGAACGATGCCCAAGTACAGCTCCTCACCGTCCCACTGCTGGGGCTCGAAGGCGATTTCGACCCACCGCTCCGTGTCGCCGGCGGAACACGGCGACGTCAGCGGCATTCCCGGCGACTGACTGCAGTGGGCCCCGAGGTCCACGTCGCTCAACCCCGGGAAGAGCTCGTCCAGTTGGCTCCCGAAGACGTCCTCCGGGTCCGAATCGAGGAGGGCACAGAGGTGGTCGTTCCCGGTCCGTATCTCCCCGTCCGTGGCGGTGACGACCACTGGCTCGGGCATTCGCGCGGCGAGCGTCTCCAACAGCACAGGGGGAGATTGCTGTGCCGGTGTATCGCGTGCCGCCTGTTCGTTCTCGTCCGTTCCACCGACCGGGTTCTCCATACCGTTTCACGGCACTTGCCATGGGAAAGGTTGCTTTCAGTATACGTACCAGAATCCGATGCCTGCGTGTCCGTTGGGTCCGGATACGGCTCAGTCGCTCCGAGCGACGCGGACGACGTCTTCCAGGCCGGACACGTCGTAGTCCGGAGTCACGTCGAGTCGGGCGTCGACCCGGTGTGGCCGGCGGATGAACGCCGCGTCGATGCCGGCCCGGTGTGCCGCTTCGACGTCGGATTCGTTGTCGCCGACGAACAGGGCGTCGCTGACGCCGAGGTCCGCCATCGCCCGCTCGATGTAGTACGGCCGCGGCTTCTTCCGGCGGAGGCTCTCGACCGTCGGCTCGCGGGCCCAAACGCTGTCGAAGTAGTGCCCGATGTCGAAGTGCTCGAAGGCGAAGGCGACGGTGTCGCGCTGGTTCGACGAGACCACGCCCAGCGGGCAGTCGAGTCGGTCGAGGGCGGACACGTCGCCGTAGGGTCGCTTCCCGCCGGCACGGATGAGCGACCGCTGGACCGCGGTCAGCGCCTCGTCGCGGGCCCGGAAGAACCGCTCGGGGTCGATGTCGTACTGGGTACAGATGTCGGTGAGTTCGGGCACCGTGACGCCGATGCTCATCGCCTCGACGTGGGCTGTCGCCGGCGAAACCACGCCGAGTTCCTCGAAGGCCCGGCGCGCGCCGACGTAGTGTGCGTCCATGTCTGTCAGCGTCAGCAACACGCCGTCGTTGTCGAAGATGACCGATTCGTACCCCATCACCCATCCAGAGGGCGGACACACGCAGAAAGGTTTCGCGTGTTTACAGGCCGAAGTCCCCGCTCCCGCCCCGGCCCCCTTCCTGGTCGAACTGCTCGGGCGGTCGCCCGGCCTCGTCGAGGACTTCGTCCGTGACGACGACCGGACACTCCACCCGGAGGGCAATCGCGATGGCGTCGGAGGGGCGCGCGTCGAACACCATGTCCTTGCGCCGGTCGTCGGTGTACTGCTCCGCGTCTATCTTCCCGTAGAAGGTCCCGTCGGCTAGGTCGTCGATGCGGACCCGGTCGATGGCGGCCCCGAACTCCGTCACCATCTCGACCACCAGGTCGTGGGTGAGCGGGCGCTCGAAGGGCTCGCCGGCCATCGCCAGTTGCATCGACTGGGCCTGGTCCTTGCTGACGAAGATGGGGACGATTTCCTCGCGCGCACGGAGCAGGACG
Proteins encoded in this region:
- a CDS encoding bacterio-opsin activator domain-containing protein; the encoded protein is MENPVGGTDENEQAARDTPAQQSPPVLLETLAARMPEPVVVTATDGEIRTGNDHLCALLDSDPEDVFGSQLDELFPGLSDVDLGAHCSQSPGMPLTSPCSAGDTERWVEIAFEPQQWDGEELYLGIVHDVTERHERTEMLEQYERIVETIEDGIYTLDESFTMQTVNSAVESMTGYDKDTLVGSNATLLADESVIEEAAEMSRQFIEGERDVGTLTTDLRTADGDTLPIETKFTTYDRNDGSYRQVGVVRDISDRKRFEETLAALHESTRKLLHTETKTAVAEQILETAVDVLELPDVEIYLFDRSDNTLRSVGDAGPDRSGAIGPGGSTVWEVFVRDSAVEAAPGERLDLGAGPVTTDAERLCLPLEDHGVFYIELGEQHGDARTREMVDLLAASAEAALARVDRETTLREREAERREQNRELRRLKQVNAIIRRIDQVLVEAETCEEIEQAVCDQLAESQWFAFAWLGRQDATELVPRAWAGDTASYLDAVSLSLERDGGPPAVQTAQSETMTVVPSVADNLRGEHWRTEALSREFQSALSVPLEYDDFVYGVLTVYAGEEDGFDEMLQEVFSELGETIANAIREVESRQRRAGDGTVELELSLSAPQSFLTLLSNRLGVPVVCEGAVRRGDGAIRLFLAISDCDPDAVEQQLEAMARVDAMRAISADELDGLYEVVVTGRTVAETLLEQGGRLKSLRTSAGGLTVTVAVSGETDVRQFVERLGERYANVDLVARRDDTQSDGHHDGTVRSALEEQLTDRQLEVLQTAYLSGFFDWPRETTGQEIASSLDVSQPTVNRHLRVSERKLLELVFGDS
- a CDS encoding bifunctional nuclease family protein, translated to MEHDATVEGVGVGVSEEGSGTPVVLLRAREEIVPIFVSKDQAQSMQLAMAGEPFERPLTHDLVVEMVTEFGAAIDRVRIDDLADGTFYGKIDAEQYTDDRRKDMVFDARPSDAIAIALRVECPVVVTDEVLDEAGRPPEQFDQEGGRGGSGDFGL
- a CDS encoding HalOD1 output domain-containing protein, which translates into the protein MSQAKLVYRPSPNEPLSETIVHAVADTLGVDPVDLDDRISDCIDPDALDRLFRPETDDNPSPDGLVVFNMAGCRIEVEGSRSVLVTPSRDVSVATGLEA
- a CDS encoding HAD family hydrolase yields the protein MGYESVIFDNDGVLLTLTDMDAHYVGARRAFEELGVVSPATAHVEAMSIGVTVPELTDICTQYDIDPERFFRARDEALTAVQRSLIRAGGKRPYGDVSALDRLDCPLGVVSSNQRDTVAFAFEHFDIGHYFDSVWAREPTVESLRRKKPRPYYIERAMADLGVSDALFVGDNESDVEAAHRAGIDAAFIRRPHRVDARLDVTPDYDVSGLEDVVRVARSD